The Thermodesulfobium sp. 4217-1 nucleotide sequence AAAACGATATCTTCCATACAAGTATTCGGAAACTTCTCACCCCTGAACACAGAGTGTCCCTCGTGCGAGTGTCCCTCAATTGATTGAATCAATATAAACGGTTTTACCCTATCGTTAACTATCAAATGAACAGTAGAATTAAGATGCTCAAAATCTTTCCTAATAAGCGATTTTGGGGCTACATTAGTAAATGTTTTCATAAATAATCCTCCAAAAGTTATTTATATAAATTTACAATTATCTATGATCTTCTCAAAATCTCCAAAAGCTTTTAAGAGTCTTGCTAAATCTCCTGCTCTTGTCACTCTTGTCCCACTTTGCCTTGCAACTTCAGGGACAATTGCGTGAACAAAGGCTGCAAGAAGTGAAGCGCTCAAGGTATTATATCCGGTAGAGAGAAGGGCTCCTATCATACCGCTTAGCACATCTCCAGAACCTGCTATAGCCAGATCACAATCTGCTATTGGAATCACATATTTCTGCGTCCCTTTGCCTATCAGAGTATTTGGACCTTTTAAGACAAGAGTAATATTTGGATATTGCTCTAGAAATGCTTCGAACCTTTCCACTCTATCAGCGTCATTCTTATATATTCTTTCAAATTCGCCATCATGTGGCGTGATTATTGCGTCTTTATCTTTTATCAAGCTAAGAATATCCGGAAACAAGGCATCAGCGTCCAAAATCATTGGTAAATTCGTCTGTGATACGAGCTCTCTTATATGTGGTTCTCTGTTCTTTGTAAGACCAGGCCCTACTAAAATAGCCTTCCATTTTTTTGAAATGCTTTTGTCAATCTTGTCATTGATAAAATCCTTTTCAATAATCGGTATCGTCTCAGGAGGCAAAAGTGAAAACTCATCTTCTACAATTGAAAAGCTCATCCCCAAACCCATATTCAGAGCACCCTCCAAACAGAGTCTTAGCGCACCGGGATACTGCTTCGAGCCAGCCCAGACAAGCAACGAGCCCTTGCCTATTTTATGAACAAAATCATCCTTCTTTCTGATTAACTCTTTTGTATCGCAAGATGTTAGGATCTTTAATCCGCTTTCAGGTGTAGGAAATCCAATATCAATTACAGTTACATCGCCCGTGTAATCATATGACTGCTTAAAAAGGCATCCTCTCTTTAAAAATCCTATTGAGTATGTATATGTAGCTCTAATTGCATCAGGTTGAGGTTCTCCAGTATCCGAATTTAATCCAGCAGGAACATCCATAGAAACTATTGGCTTGTTTAAATTATTTAATTCTCTAATCAGCCGAAGGGTATCTTTCCTAAGCTCTCCATAAAACCCAACCCCCAGTAGCCCTTCTACAACGACATCAGCACTTTTCAAGTCTGAAGTCTCTTCTATACCAAGGGACCTACACAGCTCTCTTTGGACCCTGCACTCCTCCGTAGCAGCGCCCCACGGTTGAAAGATAGAACAACTATAGCCTTTTAGTTTCAGGTTATAGAGTAAAGAAAGTGCATCTCCAGCATTGTTGCCCTTACCACAAACAGCTACCACTTTACATGCATCTTTGAAATCTTCCATAAACCTCAAAGAACTCATCACCCCAACAACGCTCATAAGAGCTAAAGGAGTTTGCCCCATAGAAAAAAGCTTTTCCTCTTCAAACCTAATATCTGAAGAGCTCAAAACAAACATTTCAAAGCCCCCTTTGAAATTATAATATAGTTATTGTATCACTAACTCAATTCTTAATTACCCCAATCCCTTTACATGAATCATGTTCGAATTGTACAGTTACATGGTTTATCCCAAATTTTTTTAACCTATCTTCAATCTCAACCAAAGTTTTCTTGGTCTGACTCACCAGAACGTCTTTAATATTTACATGTGCTTCAAAATTTACATTTTTTTCATTCAAGCACCACACGTGAACGTGATGCACGTCATCAACACCATCAATTTGCTTTATTTCTTCTACAATCTTATATACGTCAATATCGTCTGGAACGCCTTCAAACAAGATGTTTGTAGAATTCTTTAGAATGTCAAAGCTTTCTTTAAGAATATATAAGCTAATCAATGTAGCTATAAGAGGATCCACCCAATTTATATGAAAGAACAAAATTAGAATTCCAGCCACTATGACGCCAATAGAAGAAAGCGCATCTCCGAGCAAGTGTAAATAAGATGATTTTATATTTATATCTTCTTTGGAGCCCCTATGAAGCAGAAAAACACCTAAAGAGTTTGCAATAGTTGCTACAATAGCGACTAAAATTATTATAGAACTATTGATGCTTGTAGGATGTAAAAACTTTTCATAAGCCTCTCTAAAAAGAAATAAAGATATAAATATCAAAACCAAAGAATTTATAAAAGCTGAAATAATACTCGATCTCTTATACCCAAATGTTCTTTTTTCATCATTTTTCTTTTGCTGAATTTTTATAGCGATATAGCTTATCAATACAGAAAGCCCATCGCTAAAGTTATGCATAGCATCGGAAATAAGAGAGACGCTGCCCGAAAAAACGCCTCCGAATATCTCAGCAAAAGCTATAACAAAGTTTAAGATTACGACCAAAAATAAATTTAGAGCACTTATATTAGTAGGATCATGAATATGCTCGTGAGAATGATGGTGATGAGATTCGTTCATCGTTCCTATTCTACAGTTACCGATTTCGCAAGGTTTCTGGGCTTATCAGGATCTCTTGAAAGCCATACAGCCGCATAATATGCAAAAAGCTGTAAGGGTACCACATTATAGATTGGAGATACTATTTCTGGCACATCAGGAGCGTATATTATGTCGTTTACAAGATTTATGACATCTTTATCTCCTTCACTTACAATCGCCACTACTCTGGATCTCCTGCTTTTCGCCTCTTCTATATTCGAGAGAACCTTCTCATAAGTAGTAGCTGATCTTGTAGCGATAGCCAGGACGGGCGTGCTAGGATCGAGCAGCGCTATAGGGCCATGCTTCATCTCTCCAGCAGGATATCCTTCTGCATGGATATATGAAATCTCCTTTAGCTTCAGAGCACCCTCAAGAGCAACTGGATAGTTGATTCCTCTACCCATAAAAATCATATTTTTATATCCAGAATATATTTTCGCACTATGTTCAATATCTCTTAGGAATCTTGGAATATATTCTTCGAACCTTTTAGGCACTTCTAATAGATAGCCAAGCGTTTCGTTTATCAGCTCTTTGGAAATGCTCCTTTTACAACTACCTAAATACATTGCTAAAATATAAAGAGTAATCAATTGAGATGTAAATGTCTTGGTAGCAGCGACACCAATTTCTAAACCTGCTCTCGTCAATATGCTAAAGTCAGCTTCTCTGTTTGCCGTAGAGCCCAACCTATTTGTGATAGCAAGAACATAGCTACCTCTTTTTTTAGCTTCTCTCATAGCTGCAAGAGTGTCTGCAGTCTCTCCAGACTGAGAGATAGCGATCGTTAGAACGCTATTATTGACTGCTGCATTTCTATATCTAAATTCAGATGAATAGTCAACTTCACAGGGCATATCCGCTAAATACTCCAATAAAAATTTGCCTATCAGAGCAGCATGATAAGATGTGCCACATGCCACAAAGCAAATTCTCGAAATACCTCTTAAGATGTCTTTTGGAAGTTCTTCCTTGTAGGGTTCAAATTCATTTTCAGAAAAAACTCTCTGACCGATTGTCTCCTGCACCACTAAGGGCTGCTCAGATATTTCTTTTAGCATGAAGTGGTCAAAACCACCTTTTTCAGCGTCTTCTTCGTTCCACTTTACTTCGAAAAATGATGGTTCAATTTTATTTCCAGACATATCAAAAATGTTGATTTCATCCTTGCCTAATACCGCAACTTCTCCATCCTTCATTATGTAGACGTCTTTGGTATACTTTAGAATTGCAGGTATATCAGATGCCAAGAAATTTTCTCCCTGACCACGTCCTAAGATTAAAGGAGCAAACTGTCTTACAGAATATATCTTATCTGGCTCCCTGGAACTAATTAGAGCAATTGCAAAGACACCTCTTAAATCTCCTAATGCCTTCAAAAAAGAGCTAAAAATATCAGGATTGTTTTTTTGATAATCTTCTATTAAATGAGCAATAACCTCTGTATCGGTGTCCGATCTGAAAATATGATCTTTTGCAATTAATTTTTCTTTAAGCTCAAGATAGTTTTCAATAATACCATTGTGAACCACTGCAATAGTAGAAGTGCAATCTACTTGAGGATGAGCATTTTTAATACATGGCTCACCATGAGTAGCCCAACGGGTATGACCAATTCCTAAAAATCCTTCAAGGGGAGCATCCCTTAAATTATCCTCAAGGAAGAGTATTTTCCCTACTGCATGTCTTGTTTCGAGATTCCCAGACTCATTTACGACAGCAATACCCGCTGAATCATAACCCCTATATTCAAGCTTCTTCAAACCATGTAACACAACATCAGCTGAATTTTTTGGGCCTATATAGCCAACTATTCCGCACATACGATCTCCCTTCTAAGCATTACATAAAATTGGCACCTGGTAACTATCACCAAGTGCCAATTAATTTAAATTAACAAAATTCTTGTTTAAATATCAAAAAGTGTAACAAATTCATATGGGTGAGGCCTAATAGCTAATTCTTGAGCTTGAGCTCTCTTTAGTCCGATATATGATTCTATCAATCCCTTTGAAAACACTCCGCCCTTTAAGAGATATTCGTGATCTGATTCAAGAGCGTCGAGTGCTTCATCTAAAGAACCTGGGACAGAGGGAATATTTTTTGCTTCTTCTGGTGGCAAATCATATATATTTTTGTCAAGAGGCTTACCTGGATCGAGTTTGTTCTCTATGCCATCCAATCCAGCCATAAGCATTGCAGAGAAAGCGAGATATGGGTTTGCTGATGGATCTGGTGGCCTAAATTCGATCCTTTTGGCTTTTGGATTTGCAGTATACATTGGAATACGTACAGCAGCAGATCGATTTCTTTGCGAATATGCCAGGTTCACTGGTGCCTCATAATGAGGTACCAGCCTCTTATAGGAGTTTGTAGTAGGAGCAGCAAAAGCCAGAATAGACTTTGCATGCTTTAGGAGACCACCGATATACCACAATGCCATATCGCTAAGACCAGCATAACCCTTTTCATCGTAGAAAAGAGGCTTGCCGCCCTTCCACAAGCTCTGATGACAGTGCATGCCCGAGCCGTTATCGCCAAATAATGGTTTTGGCATAAATGTTGCCGTCATTCCATTGGACCTTGCAACATTTTTTGCAACATATTTATATTTCATAAGGTCATCAGCCATTCTCAACAAGTTGTTAAACTTTATATCAATTTCCACCTGACCTGCAGTTGCTACCTCATGGTGATGAACCTCAATATCGAGTCCAACATCCATCATAGCCTTTACCATTTCAGATCTTACATCTTGCAACTGATCGTTTGGTGGGCAAGGGAAATAGCCCTCTTTAGATCTGATTTTGTGGCCAAGGTTTGGCCCTTCTTCTCTGTCAGAATTCCACCACGCCTCTACAGAGTCGATAGAAAACATTCCGCCCTTTGAGTCATATTTATATTTTACGTCGTCAAAAATAAAGAATTCCGCTTCAGGACCGAAATAAACAGCATCAGCAATCCCCAAGGTTTGAACATAATTTTCTGCTCTTTTTGCTACGCCTCTTGGATCCTTTGGATAATCTCTCAAAACAATAGGCTCTTTTACATCACAAATAATATTGATAGTTAAATCTTCAAAAAATGGATCTACGAAAGCTGAAGTTAGATCTGGAATAAGGATCATATCGCTTTCTTCTATCTGCTGAAATCCTCTTATACTGGAGCCATCGAAACCCAAACCCTCTTCTACAACACCCTCATCAAAAGCCTCGACAGGAACAGTAAAGTGCTGCCAGGTGCCAGGAACATCGCAAAAACGAATATCGACGAATCGAACTTCGTTTTCCTCAACGAAAGTTTTAAAATCCTCAAAATTATTAAATCCAACTTTATCGCTACAGCTCAAATTAGACCTCCTAATAAGTTTTTATTTTCTCTGAGAATACCTGCCAGATTCAGGATTTCCACAATCTCTTCAACTGCTCTAAAGATACCGACAAATATCGACCTAGCGACAATGCTATGACCAATATTTAGCTCCTCAATATCAGGTAACAAAGCGACATCCAGAAGGTTGTCTTTGTTCAAACCATGACCTGCATAGACATTAAGACCTGCCTCTTTAGCAAGGACAGATGCTTTTTTCAACCTTTCTAATTCAACATTTCTCTCGATCTCATCCATAGAGTCAGCAAATCTACCAGTATGCAGCTCTACAGAGTCAGCAGCCAAAACTGCACTTTTTTCAATCGAAACTTCATCTGGGTCGATAAAAAGTGAAACTTCAATGCCATTCGATCTCAGTGTTGCAATACTATCTTTTAAAGAGTCATAGTTTTTTGAAAGGTCTAATCCTCCCTCTGTAGTGAGCTCTTCCCTTTTTTCAGGAACTAAGGTCACTTTGTTTGGTTTAATCTTTAGAGCAAAAGAAACAATTTGCGAGACACAGGCCATCTCTAAATTTAAATTTTCCACAGCCCTTCTTATTCTAAGGACATCATCGTCCTGGATATGCCTTCTATCTTCTCTTAGATGAACTGTTATAAGATCGGCGCCAGCGGAAAGCGATATAGAAGCAGCGGAAAGCGGATCAGGGTATGAAATTCGTCTTGATTCTCTAAGCGTAGCAACATGGTCAACGTTAACTCCCAAGCGGATTTTTCTGACCACCTTATCACCTCTCACTTATAATGTAAAAATTATAACATAAAAAAAACGATGAATTTATTTCAGATCTTCTTTGCTAAAATATCTAAAATAAAATTAGCAATATCCTTTTTAGTAGAATTTAATTCAAATAAATCGCCTTCTGAAGACAAAACCAGAACCTCATTGTTCTCGCTGCCAAAGGGGAAGCCAGTGTTGTGAATTTTATTTGCAATTATATAATCAAGGCTTTTTTCTACTAATTTTTTCTTAGCATAATTATTCAGATTCTCTGTTTCAGCAGCAAAGCCTACAACTATCTGATTTTTTTTGAGCTTATTAATTTCTTTCAATATATCAGGATTTT carries:
- a CDS encoding NAD(P)H-hydrate dehydratase encodes the protein MFVLSSSDIRFEEEKLFSMGQTPLALMSVVGVMSSLRFMEDFKDACKVVAVCGKGNNAGDALSLLYNLKLKGYSCSIFQPWGAATEECRVQRELCRSLGIEETSDLKSADVVVEGLLGVGFYGELRKDTLRLIRELNNLNKPIVSMDVPAGLNSDTGEPQPDAIRATYTYSIGFLKRGCLFKQSYDYTGDVTVIDIGFPTPESGLKILTSCDTKELIRKKDDFVHKIGKGSLLVWAGSKQYPGALRLCLEGALNMGLGMSFSIVEDEFSLLPPETIPIIEKDFINDKIDKSISKKWKAILVGPGLTKNREPHIRELVSQTNLPMILDADALFPDILSLIKDKDAIITPHDGEFERIYKNDADRVERFEAFLEQYPNITLVLKGPNTLIGKGTQKYVIPIADCDLAIAGSGDVLSGMIGALLSTGYNTLSASLLAAFVHAIVPEVARQSGTRVTRAGDLARLLKAFGDFEKIIDNCKFI
- a CDS encoding cation diffusion facilitator family transporter — protein: MNESHHHHSHEHIHDPTNISALNLFLVVILNFVIAFAEIFGGVFSGSVSLISDAMHNFSDGLSVLISYIAIKIQQKKNDEKRTFGYKRSSIISAFINSLVLIFISLFLFREAYEKFLHPTSINSSIIILVAIVATIANSLGVFLLHRGSKEDINIKSSYLHLLGDALSSIGVIVAGILILFFHINWVDPLIATLISLYILKESFDILKNSTNILFEGVPDDIDVYKIVEEIKQIDGVDDVHHVHVWCLNEKNVNFEAHVNIKDVLVSQTKKTLVEIEDRLKKFGINHVTVQFEHDSCKGIGVIKN
- the glmS gene encoding glutamine--fructose-6-phosphate transaminase (isomerizing) — its product is MCGIVGYIGPKNSADVVLHGLKKLEYRGYDSAGIAVVNESGNLETRHAVGKILFLEDNLRDAPLEGFLGIGHTRWATHGEPCIKNAHPQVDCTSTIAVVHNGIIENYLELKEKLIAKDHIFRSDTDTEVIAHLIEDYQKNNPDIFSSFLKALGDLRGVFAIALISSREPDKIYSVRQFAPLILGRGQGENFLASDIPAILKYTKDVYIMKDGEVAVLGKDEINIFDMSGNKIEPSFFEVKWNEEDAEKGGFDHFMLKEISEQPLVVQETIGQRVFSENEFEPYKEELPKDILRGISRICFVACGTSYHAALIGKFLLEYLADMPCEVDYSSEFRYRNAAVNNSVLTIAISQSGETADTLAAMREAKKRGSYVLAITNRLGSTANREADFSILTRAGLEIGVAATKTFTSQLITLYILAMYLGSCKRSISKELINETLGYLLEVPKRFEEYIPRFLRDIEHSAKIYSGYKNMIFMGRGINYPVALEGALKLKEISYIHAEGYPAGEMKHGPIALLDPSTPVLAIATRSATTYEKVLSNIEEAKSRRSRVVAIVSEGDKDVINLVNDIIYAPDVPEIVSPIYNVVPLQLFAYYAAVWLSRDPDKPRNLAKSVTVE
- the glnA gene encoding type I glutamate--ammonia ligase; the protein is MSCSDKVGFNNFEDFKTFVEENEVRFVDIRFCDVPGTWQHFTVPVEAFDEGVVEEGLGFDGSSIRGFQQIEESDMILIPDLTSAFVDPFFEDLTINIICDVKEPIVLRDYPKDPRGVAKRAENYVQTLGIADAVYFGPEAEFFIFDDVKYKYDSKGGMFSIDSVEAWWNSDREEGPNLGHKIRSKEGYFPCPPNDQLQDVRSEMVKAMMDVGLDIEVHHHEVATAGQVEIDIKFNNLLRMADDLMKYKYVAKNVARSNGMTATFMPKPLFGDNGSGMHCHQSLWKGGKPLFYDEKGYAGLSDMALWYIGGLLKHAKSILAFAAPTTNSYKRLVPHYEAPVNLAYSQRNRSAAVRIPMYTANPKAKRIEFRPPDPSANPYLAFSAMLMAGLDGIENKLDPGKPLDKNIYDLPPEEAKNIPSVPGSLDEALDALESDHEYLLKGGVFSKGLIESYIGLKRAQAQELAIRPHPYEFVTLFDI
- a CDS encoding pyridoxine 5'-phosphate synthase, yielding MVRKIRLGVNVDHVATLRESRRISYPDPLSAASISLSAGADLITVHLREDRRHIQDDDVLRIRRAVENLNLEMACVSQIVSFALKIKPNKVTLVPEKREELTTEGGLDLSKNYDSLKDSIATLRSNGIEVSLFIDPDEVSIEKSAVLAADSVELHTGRFADSMDEIERNVELERLKKASVLAKEAGLNVYAGHGLNKDNLLDVALLPDIEELNIGHSIVARSIFVGIFRAVEEIVEILNLAGILRENKNLLGGLI